The Drosophila teissieri strain GT53w chromosome X, Prin_Dtei_1.1, whole genome shotgun sequence genome has a segment encoding these proteins:
- the LOC122623813 gene encoding probable ATP-dependent RNA helicase DDX56 — MSQKTQKTVQFHELELDQRILKAVAQLGWQQPTLIQSTAIPLLLEGKDVVVRARTGSGKTATYALPLIQKILNSKLNASEQCVSAVILAPTKELCRQSRKVIEQLVESCGKVVRVADIAGSSNDTVTQRHALAERPDIVVATPAKLLAHAEAGSVVDLKHVETLVVDEADLVFAFGYEKDFKRLIKHLPPIYQAVLVSATLTDDVVRMKGLCLNNPVTLKLEEPEVVSQDQLTHQRILAEENDKPSILYALLKLRLIRGKSIIFVNSIDRCYKVRLFLEQFGIRACVLNSELPANIRIHTISQFNKGTYDIIIASDEHHLEQPGGKSATNRKSPRSGDMESSASRGIDFQCVNNVINFDFPRDVTSYIHRAGRTARGNNKGSVLSFVSMKEAKVNDAVEKKLCDSFAAQEGEQIIKNYQFKMEEVESFRYRAQDCWRAATRVAVHDTRIREIKTEILNCEKLKGFFEENKRDLQALRHDKPLRAIKVQSHLSDMPEYIVPKALKRVVGTSSSTAGASEAKQPRQSAAKAAFERQANDPLMGSQVDFGKRRPATRRKKKAL, encoded by the exons ATGAGCCAGAAGACCCAGAAAACGGTGCAGTTCCAcgagctggagctggatcAGCGCATCCTTAAG GCGGTGGCCCAGCTGGGTTGGCAGCAGCCCACGCTCATCCAGTCGACAGCGATACCGCTGCTCCTGGAGGGCAAGGATGTGGTGGTGCGTGCCCGCACCGGATCCGGCAAGACTGCCACCTACGCCCTGCCACTGATTCAGAAGATCCTGAACTCCAAACTGAACGCCAGCGAGCAGTGTGTGAGCGCCGTGATCCTGGCGCCCACCAAGGAGCTATGCCGGCAGTCCCGTAAGGTGATAGAGCAGCTGGTCGAGTCCTGTGGCAAAGTTGTTCGCGTGGCGGACATTGCTGGTAGCTCCAACGACACGGTGACACAGAGGCATGCCTTAGCTGAAAGACCAGACATAGTGGTCGCCACACCCGCCAAGTTGCTGGCCCACGCCGAGGCTGGTAGCGTGGTGGATCTGAAGCATGTGGAGACCTTGGTGGTGGACGAGGCGGATCTGGTGTTTGCCTTTGGATACGAGAAGGACTTCAAACGGCTGATCAAGCACCTGCCACCCATCTACCAGGCTGTCCTGGTCTCCGCTACTCTCACCGACGATGTGGTGCGCATGAAGGGCCTGTGCCTGAACAACCCGGTGACGCTGAAGCTCGAGGAGCCGGAGGTGGTGTCGCAAGATCAACTGACGCACCAGCGCATCCTGGCTGAGGAAAACGACAAGCCGTCTATATTGTACGCCTTATTAAAGCTGAGGCTTATACGCGGCAAGAGCATCATCTTTGTGAACAGCATCGATCGTTGTTACAA GGTTCGCCTGTTCCTAGAGCAGTTCGGCATCCGTGCCTGCGTCTTGAACTCCGAGCTGCCGGCCAACATTCGCATCCACACAATTAGCCAGTTCAACAAGGGCACCTACGACATAATCATTGCCTCCGACGAACATCATCTTGAACAGCCCGGAGGCAAATCAGCAACTAACCGAAAATCCCCGCGCAGCGGAGACATGGAGTCAAGTGCTTCCCGCGGCATCGACTTCCAGTGCGTGAACAACGTAATCAACTTCGACTTCCCCAGGGATGTAACGTCATATATCCATCGGGCGGGCAGGACGGCCAGAGGAAACAACAAGGGCTCCGTCTTGTCATTCGTTAGCATGAAGGAGGCCAAGGTGAACGATGCCGTTGAGAAGAAACTGTGCGATAGCTTTGCAGCCCAAGAGGGCGAACAGATTATCAA GAACTACCAGTTTAAAATGGAAGAAGTGGAGTCCTTCCGTTATCGTGCTCAGGATTGCTGGCGTGCTGCAACTCGCGTCGCTGTTCACGACACTCGCATTAGGGAGATAAAGACAGAGATCCTCAACTGCGAGAAGCTGAAGGGATTTTTCGAGGAGAACAAACGCGATCTGCAAGCGCTTCGGCACGACAAGCCTCTGCGCGCCATCAAGGTGCAGAGTCATCTATCTGACATGCCCGAGTACATAGTGCCAAAGGCCCTGAAGCGAGTAGTTGGAACGTCTTCCTCCACCGCCGGAGCCTCGGAAGCCAAACAGCCACGACAATCGGC
- the LOC122623845 gene encoding protein misato, producing the protein MDHTREILTFQLGTYANYVGAHFWNQQEANFRYGDEIEQVAEEQLPNNDILYREGRNDLNRTTYTPRLLSVDLAGTLGHLPITGELYGNFVQRDEELLSLSTGEELEQARKRAEESGVCDPEQLEVQEQPKAAISEYQRDLLKNAVVPEKNYQLAATANSWADFLYARYHPRTLNVLPGLVRDPTAQALGTYSAGTELWQEVSFNEEFCDRIRLYVEECDGLQGFQVLFDIDDGFGGLAGKCLEHLNDEYSRASFVLPLHYPRITSYAQADPRLSHSIRVVNNVLGYHQLSEQAMMFTPLSTLETIWRNNNLKSRSLPGLQWQADNLYQTSSLLAAFFDTATLSYRLRQTPESLLRFCERVTPAGRKMTAAGLALPFGLREGQDLIEFLDQSGDHALLTQLTPGCEPGTSYVVQSVTARGIPAERLKRPREQAGDQLRMAAYGCDSVSHMLQLYYQCTYHGSVTNAAATPLPLKTQLPFPYEMFGAGISGGGYRLPEGAERESSSRVDSAPMLAALQNSTKLGEHLDNLHAQTHRVQLAKLQAYSNSGLERDEYDTALDQLLEFRDLYADSQYL; encoded by the exons ATGGACCATACACGTGAAATTTTGACCTTCCAGCTCGGAACGTACGCGAACTACGTGGGCGCACACTTCTGGAACCAGCAG GAGGCCAACTTCAGGTACGGAGACGAAATCGAACAGGTggccgaggagcagctgcccaACAATGATATTTTGTACCGGGAAGGGCGGAACGACCTCAATCGCACCACATACACGCCTCGCCTGCTGTCCGTGGATTTGGCAGGGACCCTGGGTCATCTCCCAATCACCGGCGAGCTCTACGGCAATTTTGTGCAGCGCGATGAGGAGTTGCTGTCCCTGAGCACCGGAGAGGAACTAGAACAGGCGCGCAAGCGGGCAGAGGAGAGCGGCGTATGCGATCCGGAGCAGCTAGAAGTGCAAGAGCAGCCAAAGGCCGCCATTTCCGAGTATCAGCGGGATCTGCTCAAGAATGCAGTGGTGCCCGAGAAGAACTACCAGCTGGCAGCGACGGCCAATAGTTGGGCGGACTTTCTTTACGCCCGGTATCACCCGCGAACTTTAAATGTCTTGCCGGGATTGGTCCGAGATCCGACTGCCCAAGCGCTGGGTACCTACTCAGCCGGAACAGAACTGTGGCAGGAAGTCTCCTTCAACGAGGAGTTCTGCGATCGCATCCGTTTGTATGTGGAGGAGTGCGATGGCCTGCAGGGCTTCCAGGTGCTGTTTGACATTGACGATGGCTTCGGCGGACTGGCCGGCAAGTGCCTGGAGCACCTAAACGATGAGTACAGCCGGGCGAGTTTCGTGCTGCCACTTCACTATCCCAGGATAACTAGTTATGCCCAAGCGG ATCCCCGCCTGTCGCACAGCATTCGGGTGGTAAACAATGTACTGGGATACCATCAACTCAGCGAGCAGGCTATGATGTTCACGCCGCTGTCCACGCTGGAGACTATCTGGCGGAACAATAATCTGAAGTCGCGCAGTCTGCCGGGACTGCAGTGGCAGGCAGATAACCTCTACCAGACATCGTCGCTGCTGGCTGCCTTTTTCGACACGGCCACCTTAAGTTACCGCCTGCGACAAACGCCGGAGTCTTTGCTACGCTTTTGTGAACGCGTTACTCCAGCGGGCAGAAAGATGACTGCAGCAGGACTGGCTCTGCCATTTGGCCTGAGGGAGGGTCAGGATCTGATAGAGTTTCTAGACCAGAGTGGCGACCACGCGCTGCTCACACAACTCACACCTGGTTGTGAACCAGGCACATCCTACGTGGTGCAATCGGTGACGGCTCGTGGCATTCCCGCAGAACGTCTAAAACGCCCCCGGGAGCAGGCTGGCGATCAACTTCGGATGGCTGCCTATGGCTGCGATAGTGTCTCCCATATGCTGCAGCTGTACTACCAGTGCACCTATCATGGGAGTGTCACAAATGCGGCAGCCACACCACTGCCACTAAAGACGCAACTACCTTTTCCCTATGAAATGTTTGGAGCAGGTATCTCAGGCGGTGGATACCGCTTGCCTGAGGGGGCGGAACGCGAGTCAAGTAGTCGTGTGGATTCCGCACCCATGCTGGCCGCCCTGCAGAACTCCACCAAGCTGGGCGAGCACCTGGACAACTTGCACGCCCAAACGCATCGCGTGCAGCTGGCCAAGTTGCAAGCGTACTCCAATTCTGGTTTGGAGCGGGATGAGTACGATACGGCGCTGGATCAGCTGCTTGAGTTCCGCGACCTTTACGCAGATTCGCAGTATCTATAG
- the LOC122624303 gene encoding putative uncharacterized protein DDB_G0294196 → MEHMCRRDFSQTVVVEEDQDAALEDQVVLEDLVVLEDQVVLEDLVVLEDLVVLEDLVVLEDLVVLEDLVAPEDQVALEDQVAQEDQVADQVDQVAQEDQDADQVDQVDRHATKPQARQQRPPQALPAPQLPPQRRPPPQLPPLRCPPPQSPLRNPRNLPPPPPQHNSLDMFPFEFCLIGLVRNECIY, encoded by the exons ATGGAACACATGTGCCGCCGAGACTTTTCCCAGACG GTGGTGGTCGAGGAGGACCAGGACGCGGCCCTGGAGGACCAGGTGGTCTTGGAGGACTTGGTGGTCTTGGAGGACCAGGTGGTCTTGGAGGACTTGGTGGTCTTGGAGGACTTGGTGGTCTTGGAGGACTTGGTGGTTTTGGAGGACCTGGTGGTCCTGGAGGACTTGGTGGCCCCGGAGGACCAGGTGGCCCTGGAGGACCAGGTGGCCCAGGAGGACCAGGTCGCGGACCAGGTGGACCAGGTGGCCCAGGAGGACCAGGACGCGGACCAGGTGGACCAGGTGGACCGCCATGCAACCAAACCACAAGCACGACAACAGAGGCCTCCACAAGCACTTCCAGCACCACAGCTTCCTCCACAACGGCGTCCTCCACCACAGCTTCCTCCACTACGGTGTCCTCCACCACAGAGTCCTCTACGGAATCCACGGAATCtaccaccgccaccaccgcaGCATAATTCGCTTGACATGTTCCCGTTCGAGTTTTGCCTAATTGGTTTGGTCAGAAATGAgtgtatatattaa
- the LOC122624595 gene encoding salivary acidic proline-rich phosphoprotein 1/2 — protein sequence MRVFFIVVLLALVALAAVQGRRPPGQGPPQDGQRPPQGPPQGPPQGPPQGPPQGPPQGPPQGGNSSSSEDSSSQESSSESSSEASSEASA from the coding sequence atgcgTGTATTCTTCATCGTCGTTCTGCTCGCCCTGGTGGCTCTGGCTGCTGTCCAAGGACGTCGTCCTCCAGGACAGGGACCACCTCAGGATGGACAACGCCCACCGCAGGGACCACCGCAGGGACCTCCTCAGGGACCTCCTCAGGGACCTCCCCAGGGACCCCCGCAAGGACCTCCTCAAGGCGGCAACTCATCCTCCTCCGAGGACTCTTCCTCCCAGGAGAGCTCCAGCGAGTCCTCCAGCGAGGCCTCCAGCGAGGCATCCGCCTAG